One window of Enterobacter sp. RHBSTW-00175 genomic DNA carries:
- the kdgR gene encoding DNA-binding transcriptional regulator KdgR, producing the protein MAIADLDKQPDSVSSVLKVFGILQALGEEREIGITELSQRVMMSKSTVYRFLQTMKSLGYVAQEGESEKYSLTLKLFELGARALQNVDLIRSADIQMRELSRLTKETVHLGALDEDSIVYIHKIDSMYNLRMYSRIGRRNPLYSTAIGKVLLAWRDREEVTQILDGVEYKRSTERTITSTDELLTVLDKVREQGYGEDNEEQEEGLRCIGVPVFDRFGVVIAGLSISFPTLRFSEERLHEYVAMLHTAARKISEQMGYNEYPF; encoded by the coding sequence ATGGCAATCGCAGATTTGGATAAGCAGCCAGATTCTGTTTCTTCCGTGCTGAAGGTGTTTGGCATCTTACAGGCGCTCGGAGAAGAGCGTGAAATTGGTATTACAGAGTTGTCGCAGCGTGTGATGATGTCGAAAAGCACCGTTTATCGCTTTTTGCAAACCATGAAGTCTTTAGGGTATGTCGCGCAGGAAGGCGAATCTGAAAAATATTCTCTGACGCTGAAACTGTTCGAACTGGGCGCCCGCGCGCTCCAGAACGTCGATCTGATTCGCAGCGCCGATATCCAGATGCGTGAATTATCTCGTTTAACCAAAGAGACGGTTCACCTGGGGGCGCTGGATGAAGACAGCATTGTTTACATCCACAAAATTGACTCCATGTACAACCTGCGCATGTATTCGCGCATTGGCCGTCGTAACCCGCTGTACAGTACTGCAATCGGTAAAGTGCTGCTGGCCTGGCGCGATCGTGAAGAAGTGACCCAGATCCTCGATGGCGTGGAATATAAACGCAGCACCGAGCGAACCATCACCAGCACTGATGAGCTGTTAACGGTTCTCGATAAGGTTCGCGAGCAGGGTTACGGCGAAGATAACGAAGAGCAGGAAGAAGGTTTGCGTTGCATCGGTGTGCCGGTGTTTGATCGCTTCGGGGTGGTGATTGCCGGCCTGAGTATTTCATTCCCGACACTGCGTTTCTCTGAGGAACGTCTGCACGAGTATGTAGCGATGCTGCATACCGCTGCGCGTAAAATCTCCGAGCAGATGGGTTATAACGAGTATCCGTTTTAA
- a CDS encoding MFS transporter translates to MEKIPSDGLPLPQRYGAIATIIIGISMAVLDGAIANVALPTIASDLHASPASSIWIVNAYQIAIVVSLLSLSFLGDMFGYRRVYQCGLVVFTLTSLFCALSDSLHTLTLARIAQGFGGAALMSVNTALIRLIYPQRHLGRGMGINSFIVAVSSAAGPTIAAAILSVASWQWLFAINVPLGIIAIVFALRYLPANGPKNTMPRFDLPSAVMNALTFGLLITALSGFAQGQSITLIAAEIAAMLVIGFFFVRRQLSLPVPLLPVDLLRIPLFSLSIGTSICSFCAQMLALVSLPFFLQSVIGRTEVETGLLLTPWPLATMVMAPLAGYLIERVHAGLLGALGLVVMATGLFALALLPSSPSDLDIIWRMILCGAGFGLFQSPNNHTIITSAPRHRSGGASGMLGTARLLGQSTGAALVALMFNLAGQNGTHVALFTAGTLATIAAIISGLRVTQPGVQA, encoded by the coding sequence ATGGAAAAAATTCCTTCTGATGGACTGCCTTTACCCCAGCGGTACGGCGCCATTGCCACCATTATTATCGGTATTTCGATGGCTGTCCTTGACGGTGCAATTGCTAACGTTGCCCTGCCAACCATCGCCAGCGACCTTCATGCCTCACCCGCCAGTTCCATCTGGATTGTGAATGCGTACCAGATAGCAATCGTGGTTTCTCTTCTTTCGCTCTCTTTCCTCGGTGATATGTTTGGCTATCGCCGGGTCTATCAGTGCGGTCTGGTGGTCTTTACGCTCACCTCACTTTTCTGTGCCCTGTCGGATTCCCTGCATACACTTACTCTCGCCCGTATCGCCCAGGGATTTGGCGGCGCGGCATTGATGAGCGTGAATACGGCCCTGATACGCCTTATCTACCCGCAGCGCCATCTGGGACGCGGCATGGGGATAAACTCCTTTATTGTCGCGGTGTCCTCGGCGGCCGGGCCAACCATTGCCGCTGCAATCCTCTCCGTTGCATCGTGGCAGTGGCTTTTTGCCATCAACGTGCCTCTTGGCATCATTGCTATCGTCTTTGCCCTGCGCTACCTCCCGGCAAATGGCCCGAAAAACACCATGCCGCGATTCGATTTACCCAGTGCGGTGATGAATGCGCTGACCTTCGGTCTGCTGATCACCGCCCTGAGTGGATTTGCTCAAGGTCAGTCCATCACCTTAATCGCCGCAGAAATTGCCGCGATGCTGGTCATCGGCTTCTTCTTTGTTCGCCGCCAGTTGTCCTTGCCTGTGCCCCTGCTGCCGGTTGATTTGTTACGCATTCCACTGTTTTCACTCTCTATTGGTACGTCAATCTGTTCATTCTGCGCGCAGATGCTGGCGCTGGTATCTCTGCCCTTCTTCTTACAGAGCGTGATTGGCCGTACTGAGGTTGAAACGGGGCTGTTGTTAACCCCGTGGCCGCTGGCCACGATGGTGATGGCACCGTTGGCAGGTTATTTGATTGAGCGGGTTCATGCCGGGCTGTTGGGTGCACTCGGTCTGGTGGTGATGGCAACAGGGCTATTCGCTCTGGCATTGCTCCCCTCCTCGCCCTCTGACCTGGATATTATCTGGCGAATGATCCTCTGCGGCGCCGGGTTTGGTCTGTTCCAGTCACCGAACAACCACACCATTATCACTTCCGCCCCGCGCCATCGCAGCGGTGGTGCCAGCGGAATGCTGGGTACGGCACGGTTACTTGGGCAAAGTACCGGGGCCGCGCTGGTCGCTCTGATGTTTAACCTCGCCGGTCAGAATGGCACACACGTGGCGCTGTTTACCGCCGGGACACTCGCTACCATTGCCGCAATTATCAGCGGGCTTCGCGTCACTCAGCCCGGCGTTCAGGCATAA
- the htpX gene encoding protease HtpX — protein MMRIALFLLTNLAVMVVFGLVLSLTGIQSSSVQGLLIMALLFGFGGSFVSLLMSKWMALKSVGGEVIEQPRNDMERWLMNTVAQQSQQAGIAMPQVAIYHAPDINAFATGARRDASLVAVSTGLLQNMSRDEAEAVIAHEISHIANGDMVTMTLIQGVVNTFVIFISRILAQIAAGFMSGNRDEGEESNGNPLIYLAVSIVLELVFGILASIITMWFSRHREFHADAGSAKLVGREKMIAALQRLKTSYEPQEATSMMAFCINGKSKSLSELFMSHPPLDKRIEALRSGEYLK, from the coding sequence ATGATGCGAATCGCGCTCTTCCTGCTCACCAACCTGGCGGTTATGGTGGTATTCGGGCTCGTGCTAAGCCTGACAGGAATTCAGTCGAGCAGCGTTCAGGGTCTTTTGATTATGGCGCTGCTGTTTGGTTTTGGTGGTTCCTTCGTTTCTCTGCTGATGTCGAAGTGGATGGCACTGAAATCTGTGGGTGGTGAGGTCATTGAGCAGCCACGTAACGATATGGAACGGTGGCTGATGAACACTGTTGCTCAGCAGTCGCAACAGGCGGGTATCGCCATGCCGCAGGTCGCCATTTACCATGCACCGGACATCAATGCGTTCGCCACGGGTGCGCGTCGCGATGCGTCACTGGTTGCGGTCAGTACCGGTCTGTTACAGAACATGAGCCGTGACGAAGCCGAAGCGGTTATCGCTCACGAGATTAGCCATATTGCCAACGGTGACATGGTGACCATGACCCTGATTCAGGGTGTGGTGAACACCTTTGTTATCTTTATTTCGCGTATCCTGGCGCAGATTGCCGCTGGTTTTATGAGCGGAAACCGTGACGAGGGTGAAGAGAGCAACGGTAACCCGCTGATCTATCTCGCTGTGTCGATAGTACTGGAACTGGTGTTTGGTATTCTCGCAAGCATCATTACCATGTGGTTCTCTCGTCACCGTGAATTCCATGCGGATGCGGGCTCTGCGAAACTGGTAGGGCGTGAAAAGATGATTGCCGCATTGCAGCGTCTGAAAACCAGCTACGAGCCGCAGGAAGCAACCAGCATGATGGCATTCTGCATCAACGGTAAATCTAAATCGCTGAGTGAGCTGTTTATGTCTCACCCACCGCTGGATAAACGTATCGAAGCGCTGCGTAGTGGGGAATACCTGAAGTAA
- the prc gene encoding carboxy terminal-processing peptidase, with protein sequence MNTFFKLTALAGLFAITGHAFAVDDITRVDQIPVLKEETQHATVSERVTSRFTRSHYRQFDLDQAFSAKIFDRYLNLLDYSHNVLLASDVEQFAKRKADVGDELRSGKLDLFYDLYNLAQKRRFERYQYALKVLERPMDFTGNDTFNLDRSKSPWPKDEAELNALWDGKVKYDELSLKLAGKDEKEIRDTLTRRYKSAIRRLAQTNSEDVFSLAMTAFAHEIDPHTNYLSPRNTEQFNTEMSLSLEGIGAVLQMDDDYTVINSMVAGGPASKSKAISVGDRIVGVGQTGQSMVDVIGWRLDDVVALIKGPKGSKVRLEVLPAGKGTKTRIVTLTRERIRLEDRAVKMSVKTVGKEKVGVLDIPGFYVGLTDNVKVQLQKLEKQNVSSIIIDLRSNGGGALTEAVSLSGLFIPSGPVVQVRDNNGKVREDSDTDGVVYYKGPLVVLVDRFSASASEIFAAAMQDYGRALIVGEPTFGKGTVQQYRSLNRIYDQMLRPEWPALGSVQYTIQKFYRVNGGSTQRKGVTPDIMMPTGTEETETGEKFEDNALPWDSINAATYVKSGDMTQFGPELLKDHNDRIAKDPEFQYIMKDIARFNAMKDKRNIASLNYAQREKENTEDDATRLARINDRFKREGKPLLKKLDDLPKDYQEPDPYLDETVHIALDLANLEKDKPAVQPAPAK encoded by the coding sequence ATGAACACTTTTTTTAAGCTCACCGCGCTGGCGGGCCTGTTTGCTATAACAGGTCACGCTTTCGCAGTGGACGATATTACGCGTGTTGATCAAATTCCGGTTTTAAAGGAAGAGACTCAGCACGCGACGGTGAGTGAGCGTGTGACGTCACGCTTTACTCGTTCGCATTATCGTCAGTTCGATCTCGATCAGGCCTTTTCGGCCAAAATCTTCGACCGCTATTTAAACTTGCTGGACTACAGCCATAACGTGCTGTTGGCCAGCGATGTTGAACAGTTCGCAAAACGTAAGGCCGACGTGGGTGATGAACTGCGCTCCGGTAAGCTGGATCTGTTCTACGACCTGTATAATCTGGCACAGAAGCGCCGTTTTGAACGTTACCAGTACGCGCTGAAAGTGCTGGAACGTCCGATGGACTTCACCGGAAATGACACCTTTAATCTGGATCGCAGCAAATCTCCCTGGCCGAAAGATGAAGCCGAGCTGAATGCGTTGTGGGACGGAAAGGTAAAATATGACGAGCTGAGCCTTAAGCTCGCCGGCAAAGACGAAAAAGAGATCCGTGACACGCTGACGCGTCGTTATAAATCGGCCATTCGTCGTCTGGCGCAAACCAACAGTGAAGATGTGTTCTCGCTGGCAATGACCGCGTTTGCCCACGAAATCGATCCGCATACCAACTACCTTTCCCCGCGTAATACCGAACAATTCAATACTGAAATGAGCCTGTCTCTGGAAGGTATTGGTGCGGTGCTGCAAATGGACGATGATTACACGGTCATCAACTCCATGGTGGCGGGTGGCCCTGCATCCAAAAGCAAAGCGATTAGCGTTGGCGATCGTATTGTCGGTGTCGGCCAGACCGGGCAGAGCATGGTTGATGTTATCGGTTGGCGTCTGGATGATGTTGTCGCGCTGATCAAAGGACCAAAAGGCAGCAAGGTTCGCCTGGAAGTCCTGCCTGCCGGTAAAGGCACCAAAACCCGTATCGTTACCTTGACCCGCGAACGTATCCGTCTGGAAGACCGCGCGGTGAAAATGTCGGTCAAAACCGTGGGTAAAGAGAAGGTCGGTGTTCTGGATATTCCTGGCTTCTACGTTGGCCTGACGGATAACGTAAAAGTGCAGTTGCAGAAACTGGAAAAGCAAAACGTCAGCAGCATTATCATCGATCTGCGTAGCAACGGTGGTGGTGCATTGACCGAAGCCGTCTCACTTTCCGGGTTGTTCATTCCGTCTGGTCCGGTGGTTCAGGTACGCGATAATAACGGTAAAGTGCGTGAAGACTCTGATACCGATGGTGTGGTTTATTACAAGGGCCCGCTGGTGGTGTTGGTCGATCGCTTCAGTGCTTCAGCTTCTGAGATCTTTGCGGCTGCAATGCAGGATTATGGCCGTGCGCTGATTGTGGGTGAGCCAACCTTCGGTAAAGGTACTGTTCAGCAATACCGTTCTCTGAACCGTATTTACGATCAGATGCTGCGCCCTGAATGGCCAGCGCTGGGTTCCGTACAGTACACCATTCAGAAGTTCTATCGTGTGAATGGCGGCAGTACGCAGCGTAAAGGCGTAACGCCGGATATCATGATGCCTACGGGCACGGAAGAGACAGAAACCGGTGAGAAGTTTGAAGATAACGCACTGCCGTGGGATAGCATCAACGCCGCGACATATGTGAAATCTGGTGACATGACCCAGTTTGGTCCTGAACTGCTGAAAGATCATAACGATCGCATCGCAAAAGATCCTGAGTTCCAGTACATCATGAAAGACATTGCGCGTTTCAATGCCATGAAAGATAAACGGAACATTGCTTCTCTGAATTACGCACAGCGTGAGAAAGAGAACACGGAAGATGATGCAACCCGTCTGGCGCGTATCAACGATCGCTTCAAACGTGAAGGCAAACCGCTGCTGAAAAAACTGGACGATCTGCCTAAAGATTACCAGGAGCCAGATCCGTATCTGGACGAGACGGTGCATATCGCTCTCGACCTGGCGAATCTTGAAAAAGACAAGCCAGCCGTGCAGCCTGCACCGGCAAAATAA
- the proQ gene encoding RNA chaperone ProQ, whose protein sequence is MENQPKLNSSKEVIAFLAERFPQCFSAEGEARPLKVGIFQDLVARVEGEMNLSKTQLRSALRLYTSSWRYLYGIKAGATRVDLDGNPCGELDEQHVEHARKQLEEAKARVQAQRAEQQAKKREAAAANGQEEAPRRERKPRPAPRRNENNDRKPRTDKPAAAKAPRAPREEPRHTPVSDINALSVGQSLKVKAGNNAMDATVLEITKDGVRVQLTSGMSMIVRAEHLLF, encoded by the coding sequence ATGGAAAATCAACCTAAGTTGAATAGCAGTAAAGAAGTTATCGCATTTCTGGCCGAGCGTTTCCCACAGTGCTTTAGCGCTGAAGGTGAAGCTCGTCCCCTGAAAGTCGGTATTTTTCAGGATTTGGTAGCACGCGTTGAAGGTGAGATGAATCTCAGCAAAACTCAGCTGCGTTCTGCCTTACGTCTTTATACTTCGAGCTGGCGTTACCTGTACGGTATCAAAGCGGGCGCGACGCGTGTCGATCTCGACGGCAACCCTTGCGGTGAGCTGGACGAACAGCACGTAGAGCACGCTCGTAAGCAGCTGGAAGAAGCGAAAGCCCGTGTTCAGGCACAACGTGCTGAGCAGCAAGCGAAAAAACGCGAAGCCGCAGCGGCAAACGGTCAGGAAGAAGCGCCTCGTCGTGAGCGCAAACCGCGTCCTGCCCCACGTCGCAATGAGAATAACGATCGTAAACCGCGTACCGACAAACCAGCAGCAGCGAAAGCCCCGCGTGCGCCTCGTGAAGAGCCGCGCCACACCCCAGTTTCTGACATCAACGCACTGAGCGTGGGTCAGTCGCTGAAGGTCAAAGCGGGTAACAATGCTATGGACGCCACCGTACTGGAAATCACCAAAGATGGCGTTCGGGTACAGCTGACTTCTGGTATGTCAATGATTGTACGCGCAGAACACTTGTTGTTCTGA
- a CDS encoding GAF domain-containing protein, with product MNKTEFYADLNRDFQALMAGETSFLATLANTSALLFERLSGVNWAGFYLLEDKTLVLGPFQGKIACVRIPVGRGVCGTAVATNQVQRVEDVHAFDGHIACDAASNSEIVLPLVVNDQIIGVLDIDSTVFSRFTTEDEQGLRELVAHLEKVLAATDYQKFFASVAG from the coding sequence ATGAACAAAACAGAATTCTACGCGGATCTCAACCGCGACTTCCAGGCATTAATGGCAGGTGAAACCAGCTTTTTAGCCACTCTGGCAAATACAAGTGCGTTACTGTTTGAACGTCTTTCCGGCGTTAACTGGGCCGGTTTTTATCTTCTTGAAGATAAGACGCTGGTGCTTGGGCCATTCCAGGGGAAAATCGCCTGTGTGCGTATTCCTGTAGGTCGTGGCGTATGTGGCACTGCAGTTGCGACAAACCAGGTTCAGCGTGTAGAAGACGTCCACGCCTTTGACGGACATATTGCATGTGATGCGGCCAGTAATTCTGAAATCGTTCTTCCGCTGGTGGTGAATGATCAGATTATTGGCGTTCTGGACATCGACAGTACGGTCTTCAGCCGCTTCACAACTGAAGATGAGCAGGGGCTTCGCGAGCTGGTCGCTCATCTTGAAAAAGTATTAGCAGCCACCGATTATCAAAAATTCTTTGCGAGCGTCGCAGGATAA
- the yebS gene encoding membrane integrity lipid transport subunit YebS, with protein MALKTPKITPAKKITVHAVSDALPRAHYQRCPQCDTLFTLPKMKSHQSAFCPRCDAKIRSGRDWSLTRLAAMAVTMLMLMPFAWSEPLLKLYLLGVRIDANVLQGIWQMTRQGDPLTAAMVLFCTVGAPLVLVASIAYLWFGNILGMNLRPVLLMLEKLKEWVMLDIYLVGVGVASIKVQDYAFLQPGIGLVAFLSLVLLSILTLIHLNVEQLWERFYPQRPATRPDNNLRVCLGCHYTGLPDARDRCKRCHIPLRLRRNNSLQKCWAALIASVVLLIPANMLPISIIYVNGGRQEDTILSGIISLGHSNVAVASIVFIASILVPFTKVVVMFTLLISIHFKCEQGLRTRVLLLRLVTWIGRWSMLDLFVISLMMSLINRDQLLAFTMGPAAFYFGSAVILTILAVEWLDSRLLWDAHESGNARFAD; from the coding sequence ATGGCTCTAAAAACACCCAAAATTACGCCGGCAAAAAAGATAACAGTCCATGCGGTAAGCGATGCGCTGCCTCGTGCACATTATCAGCGTTGTCCTCAGTGCGATACGCTTTTTACGTTGCCGAAGATGAAATCGCACCAAAGTGCATTTTGTCCCCGCTGCGACGCAAAAATCCGCAGTGGTCGCGACTGGTCGTTAACCCGGCTCGCGGCGATGGCGGTGACCATGCTGATGCTGATGCCTTTCGCCTGGAGCGAACCGCTGCTCAAGCTCTATCTGCTTGGCGTTCGCATTGATGCCAACGTGTTGCAAGGTATCTGGCAAATGACCCGTCAGGGCGACCCGTTGACGGCAGCGATGGTGCTGTTTTGTACCGTTGGCGCGCCGCTGGTATTGGTTGCGTCCATTGCCTACCTGTGGTTCGGCAACATTCTGGGGATGAACCTGCGCCCTGTGCTGCTGATGCTGGAAAAGCTCAAAGAGTGGGTAATGCTCGATATCTACCTGGTCGGCGTTGGCGTTGCTTCTATTAAGGTACAGGACTATGCATTTTTGCAGCCAGGCATTGGCCTGGTGGCGTTTCTCTCACTGGTGTTGCTCAGTATTCTGACGCTCATCCATCTCAATGTGGAACAACTCTGGGAGCGGTTTTATCCCCAGCGACCTGCCACGCGCCCCGATAACAACCTACGCGTGTGTCTGGGCTGCCACTATACCGGCTTGCCCGACGCCCGTGATCGCTGCAAACGCTGCCATATCCCGTTAAGATTACGCCGCAACAACAGCCTGCAAAAATGCTGGGCGGCACTGATTGCTTCGGTGGTGTTACTGATACCTGCGAACATGCTTCCAATTTCAATCATTTATGTTAACGGAGGTCGACAGGAAGATACTATCCTCTCGGGTATTATCTCGCTGGGTCACAGCAACGTTGCCGTGGCCTCCATTGTATTCATCGCCAGTATTCTGGTGCCATTTACCAAAGTTGTGGTGATGTTTACGCTGCTTATCAGCATTCACTTTAAATGTGAGCAAGGATTACGCACGCGCGTCCTTCTCCTGCGGCTCGTCACCTGGATTGGTCGCTGGTCGATGTTGGATCTGTTTGTGATTTCGTTGATGATGTCGCTCATCAATCGCGATCAGTTACTTGCTTTTACAATGGGACCCGCAGCTTTTTACTTCGGCTCTGCGGTGATATTGACTATTCTTGCAGTGGAATGGCTGGATAGCCGCTTACTTTGGGATGCACATGAGTCAGGAAACGCCCGCTTCGCCGACTGA